From one Agathobaculum sp. NTUH-O15-33 genomic stretch:
- a CDS encoding exopolyphosphatase: protein MRLLTRSDFDGLACAVFLKEAGIIDHWKFVHPKDLQDGLVEVGPDDCLANVPFVEGCGLWFDHHSSEQERNAYKGKYKGESRSCPSCAHIIYDYYGGAERFPDCKALLDAVDKVDSANLTREEVLHPNDWIQLGFIMDPRTGLGRFHNFRISNYQLMEELIDWCHTKPIEEIMANPDVKERRDLYWEQTEKFIEMVRAHTVVRGPVIISDLRGVDPIYSGNRFMIYSLYPEQNISVWIVSGKGGRGCACAVGYSIMNRTSQVDVGKLMLKYGGGGHRQVGTCQFPDEEMETKIPLLLDELVDLSR, encoded by the coding sequence ATGAGACTGCTGACACGTTCAGATTTTGACGGTTTAGCCTGCGCGGTGTTCCTTAAGGAAGCCGGTATTATCGACCATTGGAAATTTGTACATCCCAAGGATTTGCAGGACGGCTTGGTGGAAGTCGGCCCGGACGACTGTCTGGCAAACGTGCCTTTTGTAGAGGGCTGCGGCCTGTGGTTCGATCACCATTCGAGCGAGCAGGAACGGAACGCCTATAAGGGAAAATACAAGGGGGAAAGCCGCAGCTGTCCGAGCTGCGCCCATATCATTTATGATTATTACGGCGGCGCCGAACGCTTCCCGGACTGCAAAGCTCTGCTCGACGCGGTGGATAAAGTGGACTCCGCTAATCTGACGCGTGAAGAGGTCCTGCACCCGAACGACTGGATACAGCTCGGCTTTATCATGGACCCCCGCACAGGGCTGGGCCGTTTTCATAACTTCCGCATCAGTAACTATCAACTGATGGAGGAACTGATCGACTGGTGCCACACCAAGCCCATTGAGGAGATCATGGCCAACCCGGATGTGAAGGAGCGGCGCGACCTCTATTGGGAGCAGACGGAAAAGTTTATTGAAATGGTGCGCGCCCATACCGTGGTGCGCGGCCCGGTGATCATATCCGATCTGCGCGGGGTCGATCCCATCTATTCCGGCAACCGGTTTATGATTTACAGCCTATACCCGGAGCAGAACATTTCGGTGTGGATTGTCAGCGGCAAGGGCGGCAGGGGGTGCGCGTGCGCCGTGGGTTACAGCATTATGAACCGCACCAGCCAAGTGGATGTCGGTAAGCTGATGCTAAAATACGGCGGCGGCGGTCACCGGCAAGTCGGCACCTGCCAATTCCCGGACGAGGAAATGGAAACGAAGATCCCGCTCCTGCTGGACGAGCTGGTGGACCTGAGCCGGTAA